One Pyrus communis chromosome 4, drPyrComm1.1, whole genome shotgun sequence genomic region harbors:
- the LOC137732416 gene encoding protein SMAX1-LIKE 4-like — MRSGGSAVQQTLTAEAASVLKHSLSLARRRGHAQVTPLHVAATLLSSRTSLLRRACLKSQPHQTSHPLQCRALELCFNVALNRLPTTPGPLLHGQPSLSNALIAALKRAQAHQRRGCIEQQQQQPLLTVKVELEQLIISILDDPSVSRVMREAGFSSSNVKNNLEDSSTSSVFQCYSSSGGVFSSPCSPSPPSDHHHQNKIVPVSFWQPHFLAYTGEQNPLLFSPQKAKPPLIISNPTAAAANDYSGSSSKEEDVKLVLEVLVRKKRRNTVIVGDSASMTEGLVSEVMGRIERGVGVPEELKSTQFIKFQFSPVSVRFMKREDVEANLSELKRKVDSSFLGERGAIIYTGDLKWVVSDEDRDQNQNTGGYYSPVEHLVSQIARLVSSDNSITSSKGKVWVMGTASYQTHMRCQIRQPPLESQWCLQAVSVPSGGLGLSLHACSVQDSRLIISQKPSELLETKPIFNSKEQYHNNNKLTCCQECISNYEKESQLLKSDEQKLPAWLKPHGTEPRQKDEVAQLRKKWNSLCCSLHQGRHAAQNNLSSSNLYDNQSVIGNNCSYASAYPWWSTKNGFSPDPNSISFGHDPASELAHGSSLVPRFRRQQSCMIEFNFDNGVQKNQVTEPSLDSLVNTEGKELKITLALGNSVFSGSEKVVERKCTERTMQRADICKLLKENVPWQSESIPSIVEAIFNSKTARQETWLLIQGNDSIGKRRLAHAIAELVLGSADSLLHIDINKNENEMNPRVEVVARALKSNEKLVVLVEDVDLADTQFLKFLADGFENRKFGEVSRSEGIQSQAIFILAKSDSTRYDEEKAKYRDSIIQMALKVDEKASASPSFRGVNFDHKRKAEWELQIKTKSSRSGEQEDPSVVAVENVNNKEVFSRQSSFNTLDLNLKAGEDDEIEDKAGELSPNSSDLTRETNTDLETPHGFLESIENVIVFNRSPARDREATELFLSKIEGCFGEVYGKLNVVRFSVDKRVLEGVCIGSGYFPNSLFEKWLKDIFQKSLRAVKLSGKEGILVRLCLGDKEDGILEGFLGSCLPMKIHIY, encoded by the exons ATGCGCTCAGGAGGTAGTGCGGTTCAGCAGACCCTCACAGCGGAGGCTGCTTCGGTGTTGAAGCACTCTCTCAGCCTCGCAAGGCGGAGAGGCCATGCTCAGGTCACTCCTCTCCACGTGGCCGCCACTCTGCTCAGCTCAAGAACTAGCCTCTTGCGGCGGGCCTGTCTCAAATCTCAGCCGCACCAAACCTCTCATCCTCTCCAATGCCGAGCCCTCGAGCTCTGCTTCAATGTGGCTCTCAACCGTCTCCCAACAACTCCTGGCCCTCTCCTCCACGGCCAGCCCTCTCTCTCCAACGCCCTCATCGCCGCCCTCAAGAGAGCGCAAGCCCACCAGAGAAGAGGCTGCAtcgagcagcagcagcagcagccgcTCTTAACCGTCAAAGTGGAGCTCGAGCAGCTCATCATCTCCATCCTCGACGACCCGAGTGTCAGCAGGGTCATGAGAGAGGCTGGTTTCTCCAGCAGTAACGTCAAGAACAACCTGGAGGACTCCTCCACTTCCTCCGTTTTCCAGTGTTACAGCAGCTCCGGCGGCGTTTTCTCTTCCCCTTGCTCTCCTTCTCCTCCCTCAGACCATcaccaccaaaacaaaatagttCCTGTGAGTTTCTGGCAACCCCACTTCCTGGCTTACACTGGTGAGCAAAATCCACTTCTTTTTTCCCCTCAAAAGGCAAAACCTCCATTGATAATCAGTAACCCCACCGCCGCCGCTGCCAATGACTACTCTGGTAGTTCTTCAAAGGAAGAAGATGTTAAGTTGGTGTTGGAGGTGCTggtgaggaagaagaggaggaacactGTGATTGTTGGTGATTCAGCTTCCATGACTGAAGGGCTTGTCTCTGAAGTTATGGGGAGGATAGAGAGAGGAGTGGGAGTTCCTGAGGAGCTGAAATCAACCCAGTTCATCAAGTTCCAATTCTCACCTGTTTCCGTGAGGTTCATGAAAAGAGAAGATGTGGAAGCAAATCTCTCGGAGCTCAAAAGAAAAGTGGACTCATCATTTCTCGGAGAAAGAGGTGCTATAATTTACACCGGAGATCTGAAGTGGGTTGTTAGTGATGAGGACAGAGATCAAAATCAAAACACTGGTGGGTATTATAGCCCAGTTGAGCATTTGGTTTCACAGATTGCAAGGTTGGTCTCTTCAGATAATTCAATCACTAGCTCAAAGGGGAAGGTGTGGGTGATGGGAACTGCAAGTTACCAGACACACATGAGGTGCCAAATTAGGCAGCCACCTCTTGAGAGTCAATGGTGTCTTCAAGCTGTTTCTGTTCCTTCTGGTGGTCTTGGTCTCTCCCTTCATGCTTGCAG TGTCCAAGACTCAAGATTAATAATCTCTCAAAAACCATCTGAACTTCTGGAAACAAAACCAATATTCAATAGCAAGGAGCAATATCATAATAATAACAAGCTCACTTGCTGTCAAGAATGCATTTCAAATTATGAAAAGGAATCTCAGCTCTTGAAATCTGACGAGCAGAAATTGCCTGCCTGGCTGAAACCACATGGAACCGAACCCCGCCAAAAG GATGAAGTAGCTCAATTGAGGAAAAAGTGGAACAGCTTATGCTGCAGTCTGCACCAAGGAAGACATGCAGCTCAGAACAACTTGAGCTCTTCTAATTTGTACGACAATCAAAGCGTAATTGGAAACAACTGCTCTTATGCTTCAGCATACCCTTGGTGGTCTACCAAGAATGGCTTCTCTCCAGATCCGAATTCAATCTCCTTCGGTCACGATCCAGCTTCAGAGCTTGCTCACGGCTCTAGTCTTGTGCCTCGATTCAGGAGACAACAATCGTGCATGATTGAGTTCAACTTCGACAATGGGGTCCAAAAGAATCAAGTGACGGAACCAAGTCTGGATTCTCTGGTAAACACTGAAGGCAAGGAACTGAAGATCACTCTTGCTCTTGGCAACTCTGTGTTTTCGGGCTCGGAGAAAGTGGTGGAGAGAAAATGCACCGAAAGAACAATGCAAAGAGCTGACATATGCAAGCTACTGAAAGAGAATGTTCCTTGGCAATCCGAATCCATTCCTTCAATTGTAGAAGCGATTTTCAACTCTAAAACTGCCAGGCAGGAGACTTGGTTGCTGATTCAGGGGAATGACTCGATTGGAAAAAGAAGGCTGGCACATGCAATTGCTGAATTGGTTCTTGGGTCTGCTGATTCACTCCTCCATATCgacatcaacaaaaatgaaaatgagatgaaCCCGAGAGTAGAAGTTGTAGCAAGAGCCTTGAAATCCAATGAGAAACTTGTTGTCTTGGTAGAAGATGTTGATTTGGCTGACACCCAGttcttgaaatttttagctGATGGTTTCGAGAACCGAAAATTTGGAGAAGTTAGTAGAAGTGAAGGGATTCAAAGCCAAGCCATATTCATCTTGGCTAAGAGTGACTCAACAAGATATGACGAAGAGAAGGCCAAGTACCGGGATTCTATAATCCAAATGGCGTTGAAGGTTGATGAGAAAGCTAGTGCTAGTCCAAGTTTTCGGGGAGTTAACTTCGATCACAAGAGAAAGGCTGAGTGGGAGCTACAAATCAAGACCAAGAGTTCAAGAAGTGGAGAGCAGGAAGATCCAAGTGTGGTTGCTGTTGAGAATGTGAATAACAAGGAGGTCTTCTCAAGGCAATCAAGCTTCAACACCCTTGATCTCAACCTCAAAGCCGGGGAGGACGATGAAATCGAAGACAAGGCAGGGGAGCTGAGCCCCAATTCAAGTGACTTAACTCGCGAAACCAACACCGATCTCGAAACCCCACATGGGTTCCTGGAATCGATTGAGAACGTCATTGTTTTCAATCGGAGCCCGGCTAGAGATCGAGAGGCAACCGAGCTTTTCTTGTCCAAGATTGAAGGGTGTTTTGGGGAGGTATATGGGAAACTAAATGTGGTTAGATTTAGTGTGGATAAGAGGGTGTTAGAGGGGGTTTGTATTGGGTCTGGATATTTTCCCAATAGCTTGTTTGAGAAATGGCTGAAAGACATTTTTCAGAAAAGCTTGAGGGCGGTCAAACTTAGCGGGAAAGAGGGTATACTTGTAAGGCTCTGTTTGGGTGACAAAGAAGATGGCATTTTGGAGGGTTTCTTGGGTTCTTGTCTTCCTATGAAAATCCATATTTATTGA